A genomic region of Planococcus kocurii contains the following coding sequences:
- a CDS encoding thiolase C-terminal domain-containing protein produces MATYSNQCAIVGVGENKRSRKSGTTPLHMALTAARNALADAGLEANDLDGIMNYSTGADSCPSHELATFLGCHPKYVKDVSGGGSSTELLIADAVALIEAGMLNTVLIYRSMNGSSGHQVGRGYDPNMLQEMLSGGSFLMPYGTASPTQWFGMFATRHMQQTGITKKHLGHVCISFYEHAQRNPDAFLHGKPLDMETYLATPDISSPFNIHDCCVELDEANAIIVTSAANAKNCKSKPVFIAGMAPRTTHSNTHYWTQVDEVAADYAAAELYRSAGVKPEDIQVAAIYDCFSWVVLRQLESYGFAKRGEVGDFVADGNLKMGGLLPSNTAGGMLSEGYTHGMNNVLELVRQLRHDYKGTDRQVKNCELGIATGWAGPDMAGAMILRN; encoded by the coding sequence ATGGCAACTTATTCAAATCAATGCGCAATCGTCGGAGTCGGCGAAAATAAGCGCTCACGTAAATCAGGAACCACTCCGCTTCATATGGCACTCACTGCAGCACGTAATGCATTAGCAGATGCCGGACTTGAAGCAAACGACCTTGATGGCATCATGAACTACTCTACCGGCGCTGACTCGTGTCCTTCCCATGAACTCGCAACGTTTCTTGGATGTCACCCTAAATACGTCAAAGACGTAAGTGGTGGCGGCAGTAGCACAGAATTGCTTATCGCTGACGCCGTTGCACTAATCGAAGCGGGCATGCTGAATACGGTGCTAATCTATCGTTCAATGAATGGTAGTTCGGGCCATCAAGTCGGACGTGGCTATGACCCAAACATGCTACAAGAAATGCTGTCAGGTGGCAGCTTCTTGATGCCTTATGGAACTGCCAGTCCTACACAGTGGTTTGGCATGTTCGCGACGCGACATATGCAGCAAACTGGAATCACGAAAAAACATTTAGGTCATGTATGTATTAGTTTTTATGAACATGCACAGCGAAACCCCGATGCATTTTTACATGGCAAGCCACTTGATATGGAAACGTATTTAGCGACACCTGATATCAGTTCACCATTTAATATTCATGACTGCTGCGTAGAACTAGATGAAGCAAATGCGATTATTGTAACGTCTGCAGCAAATGCGAAAAATTGCAAATCGAAACCTGTATTTATTGCGGGAATGGCTCCTCGTACGACTCATTCCAACACTCACTATTGGACTCAGGTGGATGAAGTTGCGGCCGACTATGCGGCGGCAGAATTGTATCGTTCTGCTGGTGTAAAACCTGAAGACATTCAAGTCGCAGCGATTTACGATTGCTTTAGCTGGGTCGTTCTTCGCCAATTAGAGTCCTATGGATTCGCCAAACGCGGCGAAGTTGGTGATTTCGTGGCTGACGGCAATTTGAAAATGGGCGGCTTACTTCCTTCTAACACAGCAGGTGGCATGTTGTCCGAAGGCTATACCCATGGCATGAATAATGTACTCGAACTCGTTCGCCAATTGCGACATGACTACAAAGGAACCGATCGACAAGTAAAAAATTGTGAGCTCGGGATTGCAACTGGCTGGGCGGGTCCTGATATGGCCGGTGCTATGATTCTACGAAACTAA
- a CDS encoding Zn-ribbon domain-containing OB-fold protein, with amino-acid sequence MTIKTDYEKPIPLKNQDNHPYWDAADQHELKLQKCTACRSFIHPPGPACPSCGSPETEWELLGSNISATVYSYVVSYRPFLPGFQHDLPTIITVASLDAAPEVKLMANIINCDAEDVEIGMPLQMTWVDITEDRALPQWIPAKK; translated from the coding sequence ATGACGATAAAAACTGATTACGAAAAACCGATTCCATTAAAAAACCAAGACAATCACCCGTATTGGGATGCTGCAGATCAACATGAGTTGAAGTTGCAAAAATGTACAGCTTGTCGTTCATTTATTCATCCACCAGGTCCAGCGTGTCCTAGTTGTGGCAGTCCAGAAACTGAATGGGAATTGCTTGGGTCAAATATTTCAGCAACCGTGTATTCATACGTTGTGTCATACCGTCCATTCCTCCCCGGTTTCCAGCATGACTTACCAACGATTATTACTGTAGCGTCACTTGATGCCGCTCCTGAAGTAAAACTGATGGCGAACATTATTAATTGTGACGCAGAAGATGTAGAAATCGGCATGCCACTCCAAATGACGTGGGTAGATATCACGGAAGACCGAGCATTACCTCAATGGATACCTGCTAAAAAGTAA
- a CDS encoding acyl-CoA dehydrogenase family protein: MNFTFTKKEEKFRGELRAWLETNLPTGWLEGDRQLPKDPQHYSQFLRDWQRALYEGGWAAIAWPKEYGGRDATLMEEIIYHQEMVRVQSPPLINYIGIHMVAPTLMQMGTDSQKDEFIEKILTGEQVWSQGYSEPSAGSDLSAIQTMAVKKDGKWVINGQKVWTSFAHLADRCFLLTKTEKSEGKHDGITVFLLDMHQPGVETVPIVQMDGHQEFNEVYLTDAIATDADVVGEVGKGWKVLIALMLHERSGIAAQVFTLEQQFDRVVDMAKSVQVCGVSLMEDPFVGDGLADLYTRINGAKLNYYRNITHTLKNGKPGPESSLDKLLVSELTKELFDFAMTIQGHAGILMAEDALFDSDMQGQYLASFGATIGGGTSEVQRNTIGERILGLPKDLGR; the protein is encoded by the coding sequence ATGAACTTTACATTTACGAAAAAAGAAGAAAAGTTTCGCGGCGAACTACGCGCTTGGCTAGAAACGAATCTCCCGACAGGTTGGTTAGAAGGAGATCGTCAACTTCCTAAAGACCCACAACACTACTCTCAGTTTTTACGCGACTGGCAACGCGCGCTCTATGAGGGTGGTTGGGCTGCCATCGCTTGGCCAAAGGAATACGGCGGACGCGACGCAACGTTAATGGAAGAAATTATTTATCATCAGGAAATGGTTCGTGTCCAATCCCCTCCCCTTATTAACTACATCGGAATTCATATGGTTGCTCCAACCTTGATGCAAATGGGAACCGACAGTCAAAAAGATGAATTTATCGAGAAAATTTTAACTGGTGAGCAAGTATGGAGCCAAGGCTATTCAGAACCGAGTGCAGGCTCTGACCTTTCTGCAATCCAAACGATGGCTGTGAAGAAAGACGGCAAGTGGGTCATCAATGGGCAAAAAGTATGGACCAGTTTTGCTCACCTTGCAGATCGCTGTTTCTTGTTAACAAAAACAGAAAAAAGCGAAGGCAAACATGACGGAATTACCGTATTTCTGCTTGATATGCACCAACCGGGTGTTGAAACAGTGCCGATTGTCCAAATGGACGGCCACCAAGAATTCAATGAAGTCTATTTAACAGATGCCATTGCAACGGACGCAGATGTCGTTGGCGAAGTCGGTAAAGGATGGAAAGTGCTGATTGCACTTATGTTGCATGAACGATCTGGTATTGCAGCTCAAGTGTTTACACTCGAACAGCAATTTGATCGCGTCGTTGATATGGCAAAATCCGTGCAAGTATGCGGTGTCTCGCTAATGGAAGATCCGTTCGTTGGAGACGGACTTGCTGATTTATATACACGCATCAATGGAGCCAAACTAAACTACTATCGCAACATCACACATACGTTAAAAAACGGGAAACCGGGACCAGAAAGTTCGCTTGATAAATTACTGGTCAGTGAATTGACGAAAGAACTTTTCGACTTTGCGATGACGATTCAAGGTCATGCAGGCATACTTATGGCAGAAGATGCCTTGTTCGATTCGGATATGCAAGGGCAATACCTCGCTTCATTCGGTGCAACGATTGGTGGCGGCACAAGCGAAGTACAGCGTAACACGATTGGCGAACGAATTCTCGGACTTCCAAAAGATTTAGGACGATAA
- a CDS encoding acyl-CoA dehydrogenase family protein, producing MDFALSEEQELFRTAIRKYMTDLGKTDIARSIIDGKLESITRVTSGLAEMGISAIPIPEEQDGLGLGALDLVPVFEETGRVLLPGIQLETLALAVPLLNAYGTQVQKSNWLTKVATGESTISVAWYEQNRGLTPKSFSAIAAKTTSGYAVTGTKTLVSVLGNPDIFVTAAQTAEGKSLFLIKASDVASQKILPGIDETQQIAQLTFDQAPAELLGEPGEAAQMLDNALLHFNAALCSSMVGGMDELVHTTTEYAKIRIQFNQPIGRFQAVKHGIVNMKLDLETARSLSYYAAWAVENNTEDKETAVHSARSFVSKAYIKAAADSIQLHGGIGFTEELDVQLYLKRARYYENYFGSVRDSRKKAARALGWHTKSTKQHPVPVS from the coding sequence ATGGATTTCGCATTAAGTGAAGAACAAGAGTTGTTTCGTACAGCCATTCGTAAATACATGACTGATTTAGGCAAAACCGATATTGCCCGTTCCATAATTGATGGCAAACTAGAATCGATTACACGTGTAACTTCCGGTCTTGCTGAAATGGGTATCTCTGCGATTCCAATTCCAGAAGAGCAAGATGGACTTGGACTTGGTGCACTTGATCTCGTTCCAGTTTTTGAAGAAACTGGACGCGTGCTATTACCGGGCATCCAACTTGAAACACTCGCCTTAGCCGTACCGTTACTTAACGCTTACGGAACACAAGTCCAAAAATCCAATTGGTTAACAAAAGTCGCCACAGGCGAAAGCACAATCTCTGTTGCGTGGTATGAACAAAACAGAGGACTGACACCAAAATCATTTAGCGCCATTGCAGCAAAAACAACTAGCGGATACGCCGTAACAGGTACGAAAACGCTTGTTTCCGTATTAGGAAATCCAGACATCTTCGTCACAGCTGCACAAACAGCCGAAGGAAAATCTTTATTTCTTATTAAAGCAAGTGATGTTGCGTCACAAAAAATTCTTCCAGGCATTGACGAGACGCAGCAAATTGCACAATTGACCTTTGATCAAGCACCTGCTGAATTGCTCGGTGAACCCGGCGAGGCGGCACAAATGTTGGACAATGCACTGCTCCATTTCAATGCGGCGCTCTGCTCTAGCATGGTCGGTGGCATGGATGAACTGGTTCATACAACGACCGAATACGCAAAAATTCGTATTCAGTTTAATCAACCCATTGGTCGATTTCAAGCAGTCAAACACGGCATTGTGAACATGAAACTCGATTTAGAAACAGCACGTTCTTTGTCTTATTACGCAGCTTGGGCTGTAGAAAATAATACAGAAGATAAAGAAACAGCTGTTCATAGCGCTCGTTCTTTCGTTTCGAAAGCCTATATAAAAGCAGCTGCCGACTCGATTCAACTTCATGGCGGAATTGGATTCACAGAAGAACTGGATGTTCAACTTTACCTAAAACGTGCACGCTATTACGAGAACTATTTCGGTTCGGTTCGCGACTCTCGTAAAAAAGCAGCGCGCGCACTCGGCTGGCATACAAAATCCACTAAACAACATCCCGTACCTGTTTCGTAA
- a CDS encoding aldehyde dehydrogenase family protein codes for MTVSTDLKVYQNLINGELRGAIGDEKIDCIDPSTGRVWAYIPQSTEEDAVLAVNAAKSAFPAWKKAKAEDRAAALRKVAELIGEHGDALAALETQDTGWVIRETTYGLIPVLQQIWFNAAAGALGANRGQTVPVTATSLGYTLREPYGVVVGITPWNAPLFTLSIKAANAMAAGNTVIIKPSEHASSASLYFAELVKDIFPPGVFNVISGYGADIGDTLTSHPDVNKISLTGSSRTAATIARATADKPKPLILELGGKSANIIFQDADIDAVADAISTYSIFSGNSGQICVGSSRLLVHRSIFDKVAEAVVLRLKNPAYKTYGPTLDPTTTTGPIANKSQYDIVRNYIQVGLDEGAELLFGGRSGGAEVAPGHSDLAEGYWIEPTLLKAESNTLRICQEEIFGPVAVMIPFDTEEQALSLANGTEFGLAAGVWTKDLSLAHRMVSAIEAGNVWVNTYARVGPEMPFSGVKSSGFGTDSIEDYCREKSCVIEL; via the coding sequence ATGACCGTATCAACGGATTTGAAAGTCTATCAGAATTTAATTAATGGTGAATTACGTGGGGCAATAGGTGACGAAAAAATTGACTGCATCGATCCTTCAACTGGTCGAGTATGGGCATACATTCCTCAAAGCACTGAAGAAGACGCGGTGTTGGCAGTTAACGCTGCGAAGAGTGCATTCCCAGCTTGGAAAAAAGCGAAAGCTGAAGATCGAGCAGCCGCTTTACGAAAAGTGGCTGAACTCATCGGTGAACACGGAGACGCGCTTGCAGCTCTTGAAACGCAAGACACGGGTTGGGTTATTCGCGAAACGACATATGGCTTAATCCCCGTATTGCAACAAATTTGGTTTAACGCTGCCGCTGGAGCATTGGGTGCGAACCGCGGTCAAACCGTTCCCGTGACAGCGACAAGTCTCGGTTACACACTTCGTGAGCCTTATGGCGTTGTTGTCGGAATCACACCGTGGAATGCTCCATTATTTACACTTTCCATCAAAGCAGCAAATGCCATGGCAGCAGGAAATACGGTCATTATCAAGCCTTCTGAGCATGCATCCTCAGCTTCTCTGTATTTCGCTGAGTTGGTAAAAGACATCTTTCCGCCAGGAGTTTTCAACGTAATTTCTGGATACGGCGCAGATATTGGAGACACCTTAACGAGTCATCCCGACGTCAACAAAATTAGTTTGACTGGATCTAGTCGTACAGCTGCTACTATTGCACGAGCGACAGCTGATAAACCAAAGCCACTCATTCTAGAACTTGGCGGAAAATCTGCCAATATAATCTTTCAAGATGCGGACATCGATGCCGTAGCAGATGCGATTAGTACATACAGCATCTTCTCTGGAAACTCAGGACAAATTTGTGTCGGAAGTTCACGCTTACTTGTCCATCGATCAATCTTTGACAAAGTGGCTGAAGCCGTCGTGTTACGCCTAAAAAATCCTGCCTATAAAACATACGGGCCGACACTGGATCCTACAACTACAACTGGCCCCATCGCAAACAAATCACAATACGATATCGTTCGTAATTATATCCAAGTCGGATTAGACGAAGGCGCGGAACTGCTCTTTGGCGGTCGTTCTGGAGGAGCAGAAGTTGCACCCGGTCACAGTGATTTAGCAGAGGGCTATTGGATTGAGCCCACCTTATTAAAAGCTGAGTCCAATACTTTGCGTATTTGCCAGGAAGAAATTTTTGGACCTGTTGCAGTTATGATTCCATTTGACACGGAAGAACAAGCTCTATCACTCGCAAATGGCACGGAATTCGGTCTGGCTGCAGGTGTCTGGACAAAAGACTTGAGCCTTGCGCATCGCATGGTTTCTGCAATCGAGGCTGGAAACGTATGGGTTAATACGTATGCGCGCGTCGGACCTGAAATGCCCTTTAGTGGTGTAAAAAGTAGTGGCTTTGGCACAGATTCGATTGAAGATTACTGTCGCGAAAAATCTTGTGTTATTGAATTATAA
- a CDS encoding AMP-binding protein: MNVQLPKKDNYDLDLPEILDIPNVSAGAILKGSVKQYGEKNAYIYRDTPISYNAIYQEAKRFANALRTLGIGRGMVVSTHLPTCPQYVAAYYGIILSGAAYSPLNPYLPTGDLTHQLNDSETQVVVTHESVAHSIREVLTNTQVKHVILTGESEIYSNETPVPMDDYDGCYSFAALKAAASEDDFDAGIVPELDLAHIAYTGGTTGSPKGVMITHANLVSNITQIAAWTAGALPILDSDGALRFVAVEQDREIYKKKYLIPLGEEVRLSPSPLFHITGGIGMIVSPMAQGVTTLLPDRFVPTQFLDLIEKYSVSSINGAPAMWNILLNLPGVDSYDFSTIRNISSGAAPLSQKELGLLKEMFPNARVGEGYGLTEATASVAGSVMVAGGVHKVGTVGLPTYNTKIKVVSLDGMSEDPLPTGQAGEICIYGPQVMKGYFNKPEETAATLRSGWLHTGDIGIIDEDGYLAIVDRKKEMLIYNGYNVYPSRIEEVLVSHPDVQNAIVIGKPVEGIGEIPKAFVILKPGSGLSEEELMTYTNERVVHYSKVRELEFLEQFPMTAAGKISKIHLKKQELEKH, from the coding sequence ATGAATGTCCAACTCCCAAAAAAAGATAACTATGACTTGGATTTACCTGAAATTCTCGACATTCCCAACGTATCAGCGGGTGCGATTTTAAAAGGTAGCGTTAAACAATACGGTGAAAAAAATGCCTATATTTATCGAGATACTCCGATTTCATATAACGCGATTTATCAAGAGGCAAAGCGTTTTGCAAATGCATTGCGAACACTTGGTATTGGTCGTGGCATGGTCGTATCAACTCATTTGCCAACCTGCCCGCAATACGTCGCAGCGTATTACGGAATCATTTTATCAGGTGCAGCCTATTCCCCACTCAATCCGTATTTACCTACAGGAGATTTAACGCACCAATTGAATGATTCCGAAACTCAAGTTGTCGTGACACATGAATCGGTTGCACATTCCATTCGAGAAGTGCTTACCAATACGCAAGTCAAACATGTGATTCTCACTGGAGAGTCCGAAATCTATTCCAACGAAACGCCTGTACCAATGGATGACTACGATGGCTGTTATAGTTTTGCAGCATTAAAAGCAGCGGCATCAGAAGACGACTTTGATGCGGGTATCGTTCCGGAACTTGATCTTGCTCATATCGCCTATACAGGAGGCACAACAGGCAGTCCGAAAGGCGTGATGATTACCCACGCGAATTTAGTCAGTAATATTACACAAATTGCCGCATGGACGGCTGGGGCGTTACCTATTTTAGATAGTGACGGTGCACTGCGTTTCGTAGCGGTCGAACAAGACCGTGAAATCTACAAGAAAAAATACTTAATTCCTCTCGGTGAAGAAGTGCGGTTAAGTCCTTCTCCGCTATTTCATATTACGGGTGGTATTGGAATGATTGTCTCTCCGATGGCACAAGGAGTCACGACTTTGTTACCGGACCGGTTCGTTCCTACACAATTTCTAGATTTAATCGAAAAATACAGTGTGTCTTCTATTAACGGAGCACCTGCAATGTGGAATATCTTATTAAACTTGCCTGGAGTCGACTCATACGATTTCTCGACAATCCGCAACATCAGTTCTGGTGCAGCTCCTCTCTCACAAAAAGAGTTAGGACTGCTAAAAGAAATGTTCCCGAATGCACGTGTTGGCGAAGGTTATGGACTGACAGAAGCGACGGCATCTGTAGCCGGCAGTGTCATGGTCGCAGGCGGCGTTCATAAAGTCGGAACAGTTGGTTTGCCAACCTACAATACAAAAATCAAAGTCGTATCGCTCGACGGCATGAGCGAAGACCCTCTTCCGACTGGACAGGCTGGAGAAATTTGTATTTACGGTCCACAAGTCATGAAAGGCTATTTCAATAAGCCGGAAGAAACGGCTGCGACACTTCGAAGTGGCTGGCTGCATACTGGAGATATCGGCATCATTGATGAAGACGGCTATCTCGCGATTGTCGATCGAAAAAAAGAGATGCTCATCTACAACGGCTACAACGTCTATCCAAGCCGGATTGAAGAAGTTCTTGTCTCTCATCCCGACGTCCAAAACGCTATTGTCATCGGAAAACCTGTAGAAGGCATCGGTGAAATTCCAAAGGCATTCGTCATCCTCAAACCCGGCAGTGGCTTGTCTGAGGAAGAACTCATGACCTATACAAATGAACGCGTCGTCCACTATTCAAAAGTACGAGAACTCGAATTCCTTGAGCAGTTCCC